The window ttagccataaatatatttttaatattttttagtttacataaattttttttttttttttttttaatctgttttatattgttataatttagtttatgtaatatattagaataattatatagattattatatgataattttttttttttatctttattatttatttgttccatattaaaaaaattccAATTAGTTACTTCTTGATGcgtttttaatttattcatatgacaatttttatttatatgtaaattatttaaaattatttttggAGATTTAACAATTATATCATTTGTTGGTACAACACTCTTTTTAATACatgttaatattttatttttaattttattacttaggaatatattatatatagattGTTTTTGCTGAAATGTTTGGTTATGTAAActattacatatatttcttatacttatattacataaaatattacattttattaatgatgagaataataataattcatatgGACATGCAGAATTTATGAacaaatttattttgttcttattatattccTTTTGATATTTGGCAAAATTTGTAATTTCAATTAAATAAACTTCtagtatttttttaaaaattaatattttgttatgACGTATTTTTAAATGGTCAATAAGTCTAGAATGTATATGAGAAAAGAAACATATTTGATTATGATGTGAAAATGTGTGAACATaaattttatcattatgattatttttaataataatagtattattatctttctttttattatcatctttcattttatttatatctttcattttatttatatttttcattttatttatatttttcgttttatttatatctttcattttatttatatctttcattttatttatatctttcattttatttatatttatgtttttaatttttttgtaataatattctatatttataacactctttataatatatttacagAACCTTTTAACAAAAACAAGATAACTTTTGATAATCGCTTcattacattttatatttgaaGAAATGTTATAACTTTgatcatttatatttttacaaatatCACGATATATATTGgtaattattaaaaaaatattcattaatgtttttataactatattattttctaaatcattatttttactattattattattatttatcatattagataatttatattctatccgataaattatatattcaaattgttctaattttttatttatatgattaataagtttctttatttctaatatgatatttttaatatcttttaaaaatatgtgtattttatttttaatttttagAAGAGAAAATAGACAAAAGAATTTATCTAATGTAAAACATGAATCAATAAACTCAGtcatattttctttattcattatcatatctttactttcatttatatatttttttataatatgatcCTTCTTAATGATAACAGTGTATACtttatcctttttatttaaatatttttcaaataatttaCAATATTCTTGTAATATATTCTCTTCTATATAAAACTTTCCaattcttatattattcttatcatAAAAGCATACCAAGGGTACTTGatcttttttctttcttatttttataacatcaacaattttttttttatttaaaaaaaattttagTGGATTCACTTTATTATGATCATTACtactatttatattattattatatttaatatttatatctttaatattatcattatttatatattctataCTTTGCTTTATTTCAAAATTGCTTACTTCACTTCTCTTACATTCCTTTTGATTTCCCTTGTATGAAACTAAATCATTTTGATTTTGtttaacaaataaattattatctatGTTATTCTTTTTGTTGATACTTATCACATCACtttcatttatatcttccatattcatatattttaaattattatttgtaacgttttttatatgtgtatCTGTTGTGTTTGTGTGTTGTAAAATGTGatcaattttttcttttcttctttttttattattataaattttattcatatatgtAATGAATTTACTATTACTTTGTGAATAAAGTTTATATGGTTTGATAGGGgcatttttatttaatgtatatgtatttgTATGAATAACTTTATTgtaattctttattttatatattttatttattatatttaggagttttttttttaaatgaacctttctataaataatatatacatgttGTCTGggattatttttatctcTCTTGATTTTTACGCTAAAGCGTCTACCTCTTTTATGtgtaataaaattattatttatataattattattattaatataaatatttatatcattattagtatcattatttatattatcattaatatgattatttttataaacattaatatcattatttattttatcattaatatcattatatatattattattttttatatggtctataattttgttatatttaatttttttggaTGAATTGCTTATTTGtttcacatatatattaacatcTTTGTTatcaattttattatcttcttttaatgtatatatattgttcgtattatttaatatgatATTACAACTGTTTAATATTGactttatatattgaaaatcCAGGTCATAATTTTCCATAGATAAATTTTGAAGCATGCAATTTTCTAAATAATTtgtattatcatcattCCGTTCAACagaaattatattatcatctaatatatttacattagaacaattttgtttttcatCTGTACTGTTATAGTTATTTTGATTTGTgtatttttcatatattgtattattattattatgtattttattatgtattttattatgtgttttattatgtattttattatgtattttattatgtattttattattgtataattttctgttttttttttgtttcttcCTTTCTTTCATAAATTGCGAAAGCGTAATTAAATTACAATTTCTTTCTTTTAACAATTTAATgtttttcttatttttatatatttttatatatttgtagATTTTTCtaagaatttttttttccctaTAATATTGGgaatatgaaaaaagtCTAGggaaaatgaaaagataATTATTGTTACTCTTATGATACATTTcattattcttttcatcATTCTTATTATCCTTCTCATgattaattttatttttgtacatttcttttcttttattttcctcCAGGGTATTACAAATTTctattttcttttcattctttttaatataatccttattatttttatatcttatattattgtgatgatttattaaattatactcttcttttatattatcatgaCAAAAATCACCTGTCACGTTTTCATGCtcttcatttattttattaagtATATCATTTGaatgataaaaaagatgtaaagagtttttatattcatttttataaaggTGGTcataaattcttttttttttttttttttttttaatcttTAATAGGGGAGAATAacatttttgtttttttgaaaaatactttttatacaataaagttataaataatttggATATATAAATCTCTTGATGTTCATCATGATAAATGTGTTCATTGTTTTTTTCTGAATTATTGATACATGCgttatttattatatttatatcttctttttccttttctatatttgaattttcaaatatataataatttggTGAACATTCAATCAACCATTTTTCTGTTGAATTTTCTTCTTGCTCTTCTTCAAAATGATCTACATTTTCTAGAGTATCAAACGTTTCAACTCGATCATCGTATAATCTTTTGGACGTATTTTTAGgattataattattaatagaATTATCCttactttttatataattattttctaatttaTAAGAATACATGTCATCATTCAGACAACTTTCTTTGTtctcttcatttttataattactGTATATTTTTTGCAGGATAgacatttaaaaaaaatttatattatattatatatatatatatataacatttctatttttgtgtttttttgttggaaaaataaagaatttCCATATTTACAATTTAGCATGTGTCAGTTTTAAAAATGCTTTAAATTGgaacaaacaaaaataaaaaaaaatatatacgtatatatatatatatatatatatatatatatatatatatatatataaacaaatatattacaacAGTTTTGTAAATAACAAGTATTatatgaagataataaaccacttaaacatataagaaatgaattatataataatataaatatgtattaaatatattaaatatattaaatatatatgaagaatataaatataaaaaaattaaatatgtttattatgtagaacaaaaatatattttactgCACAAAATTgctaaaaatatacatatatatatatatatatatatatatatatatattttattttctcacaatttttaatattatcgatttattaaaattagacaaataaaatgtaaGGGATAAAAACAGTTGAATGTACAAAAGGAATGCTTTAATTTTTTGCAACataaaaattgaaaaaatacAACCAGAAAGGGggattatatatatatatatatatatatatatttatttatttatttatttattatatttttttttttcatagGAGAAAtactatattatattaaaaagaagaatattttttgcAATGTTATCAACTGAAAAATGtcacttttttttttttttatttattgaatTTTTGAACATAAAATATGACGATACGAAATATTTGATGGATAAAACATACTATaagttataataatattaatatatagaatattatttatacattcaaatgtatacattatatatgtatataaagATCTATTTATTCTTCACATGTATTAcagtaatatattttctagtttggtaaaaattaaaaaaatatgcaCTTATGGGTAACatcataaataaatatatacatatatatatatataaataaataataaatatatatatatacatatatatatatatatatatatatatatatatatatatatatatatatatatatacaatatataatgtattaatataaagttcatttatataattatatttaaattttgcataaaaaaaaagaaagaaaaaaaaaaaaaaaaaaaaaaagataaagtAAAATAGAAAGACACATATAAAGAAACGgtacaaataaaataaatatatgtccatatatataaacattataaaacagatcattaatttaaaaaattttaattattaaaatgaaGATTTAATTTggtaaataataaaatttattattttcggatattataatataatatattttatatattgtactttaattttttttttcttttttttttctgcAATTTATATTCTATCTTCACAAGgtgatattatatatatatatatatatatttatttatttatttatttataaattttcttttatttaatatggCACAGTCACATAGTGAATGTATTTTTTCGTTCACGtttgtattataattccaacatattcatatataaataatgcACATATAAAActttcatttaataaattttcgtaacatattattatttaaaattttgGATTTTAAATCATAAAATTTGGTATCTACTCtttcattattttgtacTTCCTTTGGTAACTCTTCATTTTCTATATGTGCTTTGTTAATAATACTTATGGATGATAACCTTTCTTCCATCTCATAACTTGTTAGAGATAAGtctttaataataatattattattattatcatcattattattattattattaatattatcatcatcattattattattattattatcatcatcattattattattattattataatcatcaCTATCTTCATTATggatattattattttgaattGTAGAACTATTACTATAGGTacttaaattattattaaaatctttttttatataatcaatattttcaatatcATTATCTGTTATAGCACCAccattattaatattatgatcagttttgtttatatatatattgtttttttcatgattattttcatctttttcttctacattattattttgtgacccatttttattatcaatgttattattttctatgGAGCTTTTATTACAACCTTCTTCATTCATTGAATCTTCGAAATTTGATACGTCACCAGGTgaatttttcaaatattctttattaattttatattctgTTTTATCCTCAAGGAtcttaatattatattcttcatttatattcttttcaaaaatattatcctttttaattatatttgcagtattattatattcattggaaatattttgttcatcCTTCCATTTTTCATTCTCTACATTTTCATCCTCTATTTGTTCATCCTCCAATTTTTCATCCTCCAATTTTTCATCCTCCAATTTTTC of the Plasmodium reichenowi strain SY57 chromosome 11, whole genome shotgun sequence genome contains:
- a CDS encoding hypothetical protein (conserved Plasmodium protein, unknown function); this translates as MSILQKIYSNYKNEENKESCLNDDMYSYKLENNYIKSKDNSINNYNPKNTSKRLYDDRVETFDTLENVDHFEEEQEENSTEKWLIECSPNYYIFENSNIEKEKEDINIINNACINNSEKNNEHIYHDEHQEIYISKLFITLLYKKYFSKKQKCYSPLLKIKKKKKKKRIYDHLYKNEYKNSLHLFYHSNDILNKINEEHENVTGDFCHDNIKEEYNLINHHNNIRYKNNKDYIKKNEKKIEICNTLEENKRKEMYKNKINHEKDNKNDEKNNEMYHKSNNNYLFIFPRLFSYSQYYREKKILRKIYKYIKIYKNKKNIKLLKERNCNLITLSQFMKERKKQKKNRKLYNNKIHNKIHNKIHNKTHNKIHNKIHNNNNTIYEKYTNQNNYNSTDEKQNCSNVNILDDNIISVERNDDNTNYLENCMLQNLSMENYDLDFQYIKSILNSCNIILNNTNNIYTLKEDNKIDNKDVNIYVKQISNSSKKIKYNKIIDHIKNNNIYNDINDKINNDINVYKNNHINDNINNDTNNDINIYINNNNYINNNFITHKRGRRFSVKIKRDKNNPRQHVYIIYRKVHLKKKLLNIINKIYKIKNYNKVIHTNTYTLNKNAPIKPYKLYSQSNSKFITYMNKIYNNKKRRKEKIDHILQHTNTTDTHIKNVTNNNLKYMNMEDINESDVISINKKNNIDNNLFVKQNQNDLVSYKGNQKECKRSEVSNFEIKQSIEYINNDNIKDINIKYNNNINSSNDHNKVNPLKFFLNKKKIVDVIKIRKKKDQVPLVCFYDKNNIRIGKFYIEENILQEYCKLFEKYLNKKDKVYTVIIKKDHIIKKYINESKDMIMNKENMTEFIDSCFTLDKFFCLFSLLKIKNKIHIFLKDIKNIILEIKKLINHINKKLEQFEYIIYRIEYKLSNMINNNNNSKNNDLENNIVIKTLMNIFLIITNIYRDICKNINDQSYNISSNIKCNEAIIKSYLVFVKRFCKYIIKSVINIEYYYKKIKNININKMKDINKMKDINKMKDINKTKNINKMKNINKMKDINKMKDDNKKKDNNTIIIKNNHNDKIYVHTFSHHNQICFFSHIHSRLIDHLKIRHNKILIFKKILEVYLIEITNFAKYQKEYNKNKINLFINSACPYELLLFSSLIKCNILCNISIRNICNSLHNQTFQQKQSIYNIFLSNKIKNKILTCIKKSVVPTNDIIVKSPKIILNNLHINKNCHMNKLKTHQEVTNWNFFNMEQINNKDKKKKLSYNNLYNYSNILHKLNYNNIKQIKKKKKKNLCKLKNIKNIFMAKKNSCLLSNNITNNNTYIFSKLNNKVLINYKHTLDTLKNIRKTIQINSNHNEYNIQNEMNNLTNQPTNHKEKQIQRGEKETNNDYKKSNHKINCIFMTHKNKKYIVKKKIEALQNQIKSYEFKDKKIYKSNKLNKGNHNICDQNKIEHTNKCYNNNINDDTYKNYNNDDTYKNYNNDDNGNHESLKCTENKTNNEKSHSIKDNKIIQENIKKIKDFEKKYKSIQDNKNKTKYIKQQREFKLKINTRNKNIKLLQTKKFKNVHIKNYKKINKKNFISIIHADKKGNNTRIKFKINNENFNHPKIIEEKKKITYIKNKKCGTQLVNTYKLLQHNNTCNNQKIEEENEIIYNNQKNILTCKYSNTFSTKNKQNNNYHKNHLINLLTQTNKNKLLSSNSCVKYKLSDFSNKYKNNIFNEEKCSVLSKKENIHTHHNHQTNDITNKISKNKYYNNNTSENYNNILEYYNKHKHISHNDNYIYNQHEDNILYNSSNSMESINNKKGTRIKNVKFQNQYFFF